One stretch of Toxoplasma gondii ME49 chromosome XI, whole genome shotgun sequence DNA includes these proteins:
- a CDS encoding hypothetical protein (encoded by transcript TGME49_312660~Predicted trans-membrane domain (TMHMM2.0):181-199:205-228), whose amino-acid sequence MTNAYFSRGGEERRQRSGERDRKEGSASRLGDSEQGECYLDSVSLQAAFRDFQSRVPLKKLVSTQNAHHIWQWYELCGTDLDCEASPLISSSPIIFLHGVNGTAAIYFQQLEALAEKGYRVLSVQWPALSSLASFLSSFDEFLTHVLATPAASRVPRSRRRLVSSAAARGDGDAGEGRVRRGAHLFGAGLGGVLCLYFAQRRPEAVASVVLCNAFLNSAFLLGALAPLQGVLAPMYHLLPHAALRKIIIDTYLTPKAAAEAVFVPPSGVCTGARGRRDESPENVWAPSQGEADSHSQGVWVVPQEDLQIRNSKEFLVSHLDELSAKELAARLALQVAISAATPLQKTPERVLILQSLDADVPPDVAEDLRNFFPRAKVAELRDGGQFPFLSRPEEVTLHMQVHLRNCGLFPDLHLIERQVSGEETSCSLANTFAASGRSSFSLSESHTDHPVSFPSYPHSCSRSPGSPASRSHSSAHGHSSFSSDSSCFSSERALSSSYSRSASSCYNSARNHSSLAGGSSADNAFYNSSSFDRGSHRGAAGCFVPASSPATSQATASDGAASSRGISTNSGERWEEREREKTSKFADADLAAQERWNRKHWKNPFKEAD is encoded by the exons atgACAAACGCGTACTTCTCGAGGGGCGGCGAGGAACGCCGACAgaggagtggagagagagacagaaaagaagggagtGCAAGCAGGCTAGGGGACTCTGAACAAGGCGAATGCTATCTCGACAGTGTCTCCCTCCAAGCCGCTTTCCGAGACTTCCAGAGCCGTGTCCCTCTCAAGAAACTCGTCAGCAC GCAAAACGCACATCACATCTGGCAGTGGTATGAGCTGTGCGGAACGGATCTTGACTGTGAGGCCTCGCCGttgatttcttcttctcccatCATTTTCCTCCATGGCGTGAACGGGACTGCCGCGATTTACTTTCAGCAGCTGGAGGCACTGgcagagaag GGGTACAGAGTCTTGTCGGTGCAGTGGCCCGcactgtcttctctcgcatctttcctgtcttccttcGACGAATTTCTGACTCACGTCCTGGCGACTCCGGCTGCCTCGCGGGTGCCGCGCTCTCGCCGCCGGCTTGTCTCCTCAGCCGCGGCgcgcggagacggcgacgcaggcgagggGCGCGTACGCCGCGGCGCGCACTTGTTCGGCGCAGGCCTCGGCGGCGTTCTGTGTCTGTACTTTGCTCAGAGGCGTCCAGAAGCCGTCGCAAGCGTCGTGCTCTGCAACGCCTTCCTGAATTCTGCGTTCCTCCTGGGGgcgctcgcgcctctccaaGGCGTCCTAGCTCCCATGTACCACCTgctgccgcatgcagcgctcAGAAAAATCATCATCGACACCTACCTCACCCCCAAGGCTGCCGCCGAGGCCGTCTTCGTCCCGCcgtcgggtgtctgtacaggcGCACGCGGCAGGCGCGACGAGTCCCCAGAGAACGTCTGGGCGCCGTCgcagggagaggcagacagccACTCACAGGGCGTTTGGGTCGTTCCGCAAGAAGATCTGCAAATTCGAAACAGCAAAGAGTTCCTCGTTTCTCACCTCGACGAACTCAGCGCGAAGGAGCTCGCGGCGAGGCTCGC CTTGCAAGTGGCGATAAGCGCCGCGACACCGTTGCAGAAAACGCCCGAAAGAGTCCTCATTCTGCAATCCCTCGACGCCGACGTTCCTCCCGATGTCGCCGAGGATCTGCGGAACTT CTTCCCGCGCGCGAAAGTCGCGGAGCTGCGCGACGGCGGTCAATTCCCCTTTCTGTCGCGCCCCGAAGAAGTGACTCTGCACATGCAAGTTCACTTGCGGAACTGCGGTCTCTTTCCAGATTTGCATTTGATAGAGAGACAAGTTTCAGGTGAAGAAACCTCATGTTCACTCGCGAACACCTTCGCAGCTTCTGGCCGaagctctttttctctctctgaaagCCACACGGACCATCCTGTCTCGTTCCCGAGCTACCCCCACAGTTGCTCGCGCTCTCCCggctctcccgcctctcgctctcacTCTTCTGCGCACGGTcactcttctttttcctcagacagcagctgcttctccagcgaAAGAGCCTTGTCTTCCTCGTATAGCAGATCTGCTTCCTCATGTTACAACTCGGCCCGCAACCACTCTTCGTTGGCTGGCGGCTCTTCTGCAGACAACGCTTTCTACaactcttcgtctttcgaCCGCGGGAGTCACCGAGGCGCTGCAGGCTGTTTCGTGCCTGCGTCTTCGCCCGCGACTTCGCAGGCAACCGCGAGCGACGGAGCTGCATCCAGTCGAGGGATCTCGACGAACAGCGGCGAACGGTgggaggagcgcgagagagaaaaaacaagcaaATTTGCTGATGCAGACCTCGCAGCGCAGGAAAGGTGGAATCGCAAACACTGGAAAAATCCATTCAAAGAAGCCGACTAG